The proteins below come from a single Deltaproteobacteria bacterium genomic window:
- a CDS encoding serine acetyltransferase — MTDTEKAREGRTEECYSPFETSENFKARLPRIVRGIVESCQEEDTIDHIAAVAIPDKWSVIELIDDIRDLLYPGYFGNQEIDRDYLPYHIGSELNRIFEKLSHQIARAIRHECHRTDLICTHCLNRSQAEALLFLEKIPALRKTLAKDVRAAYNGDPAAKSLDEIVFSYPAIMAITTYRIAHELYVQSIPLLPRIMTEYAHSVTGIDIHPGAVIGEHFFIDHGTGVVIGETTEIGNNVRIYQGVTLGAHGFLKEPDGSLKRGYKRHPTIEDNVIIYSGATILGGDTVIGAGSIIGGNVWLTSSVPPGSHVTIVEPQLKIMTWEKEEIDR; from the coding sequence ATGACCGATACAGAGAAAGCCCGGGAGGGACGGACAGAGGAGTGTTACTCGCCTTTTGAAACGTCCGAGAACTTCAAGGCCCGTCTTCCTCGAATCGTCAGAGGGATCGTCGAAAGCTGTCAGGAGGAGGATACGATCGACCACATCGCTGCTGTGGCCATCCCGGACAAGTGGTCTGTAATCGAACTGATCGACGACATAAGAGACCTCCTCTACCCGGGATACTTCGGCAACCAGGAAATCGATCGCGACTACCTCCCCTATCACATCGGAAGTGAACTGAACAGGATATTCGAAAAACTCTCCCACCAGATCGCCAGGGCCATCCGGCACGAGTGTCATAGAACCGACCTCATCTGTACCCATTGCCTGAACAGGAGTCAGGCTGAAGCTCTGCTGTTTCTGGAGAAGATCCCTGCTCTCAGGAAGACCCTTGCGAAGGATGTGAGGGCCGCCTACAACGGAGATCCTGCTGCGAAGAGCCTCGACGAAATCGTATTCAGCTATCCTGCTATCATGGCGATTACCACCTACCGAATCGCCCATGAACTCTATGTCCAGTCCATTCCTCTTCTTCCCAGGATCATGACCGAATACGCCCACAGCGTCACCGGAATCGACATCCACCCCGGGGCCGTCATCGGAGAACACTTCTTCATCGATCACGGCACCGGTGTAGTCATCGGAGAAACCACCGAAATCGGCAACAACGTGCGGATCTACCAGGGAGTGACTCTCGGAGCCCACGGCTTCTTGAAAGAGCCGGACGGTTCCCTCAAGCGGGGATACAAGCGGCACCCCACCATTGAGGACAACGTCATCATCTATTCAGGGGCGACGATCCTTGGAGGCGATACGGTCATCGGAGCCGGATCGATCATCGGTGGAAACGTCTGGCTCACAAGTTCCGTCCCTCCGGGAAGTCATGTAACGATCGTAGAGCCCCAGCTCAAGATCATGACATGGGAGAAAGAAGAGATTGATCGCTAA
- a CDS encoding SH3 domain-containing protein, producing the protein MIAKAATRYPVLTLLLTILSGYGTGLCQDVIVSHPVVNVRSGPGTGYEIVARVKQGDRFPVLKVKGLWVQVEIGKETLERVRIHKTKGGVDSGVSETWIFRNLLKFVGKPPDFEERQIEFQNWALDEIPVTYIEFKSDWQIWVRLPPDKYASKERVRRIARKMAQEYKKQTGFMERKVVVKVLKRDRIYATASD; encoded by the coding sequence TTGATCGCTAAGGCGGCAACGAGATATCCCGTCCTCACGCTCCTGCTCACTATTCTTTCAGGGTACGGTACGGGCCTCTGCCAGGACGTCATCGTGAGCCATCCGGTTGTCAACGTACGAAGCGGCCCCGGCACAGGGTACGAAATCGTGGCAAGGGTGAAGCAGGGGGATCGTTTCCCTGTCCTGAAGGTCAAGGGTCTCTGGGTCCAGGTGGAAATCGGAAAGGAGACCCTCGAACGGGTCAGGATCCACAAAACCAAGGGAGGTGTGGATTCCGGCGTGAGCGAGACCTGGATCTTCAGAAATCTCCTCAAATTCGTAGGTAAGCCACCCGATTTCGAGGAGAGGCAGATTGAATTCCAAAACTGGGCCCTCGATGAGATCCCGGTCACCTATATCGAGTTCAAGTCCGATTGGCAGATCTGGGTCCGCCTCCCGCCTGACAAATACGCCTCCAAGGAACGCGTCCGGAGAATCGCCCGAAAGATGGCTCAGGAGTATAAGAAGCAGACGGGATTCATGGAGCGGAAGGTGGTCGTGAAGGTTCTGAAACGAGACAGGATCTACGCAACCGCATCGGATTGA
- a CDS encoding tetratricopeptide repeat protein, with product MEIRRALTILCVGLLFGCAGTHPSGHLGPSEEAVGYYKEGVSLSKEGRSEEALSLLKKAVRIYPDYGDAYYNMGILYLGQGQLQEAAEAYTRAIEINPGDAAAHMNLGNIYMRQGRLSAAIHELEEAVKLDPAYGLAHHNLALAYYLARMYHRAWDHLDRLERLGIPPDPSLRDAVAGALHPGGGGPGDKE from the coding sequence ATGGAGATAAGAAGGGCGCTGACGATCCTGTGTGTGGGACTGCTGTTCGGGTGCGCCGGCACGCACCCTAGCGGTCATCTGGGGCCGTCTGAAGAGGCCGTGGGCTATTACAAAGAAGGCGTTTCTCTCAGCAAAGAGGGGAGGTCCGAAGAGGCTCTCTCACTCTTGAAGAAGGCCGTGCGCATCTATCCGGATTACGGCGATGCATACTACAATATGGGGATCCTCTATCTGGGCCAAGGTCAGCTTCAAGAGGCAGCTGAGGCGTATACAAGAGCCATAGAGATCAATCCAGGGGATGCGGCTGCTCACATGAACCTGGGGAACATCTACATGCGGCAGGGCCGGCTGAGCGCTGCGATTCATGAACTCGAAGAGGCTGTGAAGCTCGATCCAGCTTACGGGCTGGCCCACCACAACCTGGCGCTGGCATACTACCTTGCCAGAATGTACCACAGGGCGTGGGACCATCTGGATCGGTTGGAGCGTCTGGGGATCCCCCCTGATCCGTCTCTGAGGGACGCAGTGGCTGGTGCACTCCACCCGGGCGGGGGCGGTCCGGGAGATAAGGAATAG
- a CDS encoding SPOR domain-containing protein — protein sequence MTIRFRCECGRVLMASDEQAGMEGQCPACGRVVQIPVKETPSPKETTGDLSGEGSRGLEPGQEGSAGIEELGEPEEPGGEEPEGEREERGWIRSSRFAMLASIIVVVVVALVAFMVVRKEREPSGGVATIEKSEPIAETDVALEGEPVGARLEEEGTESLSQGETESSLSSSVQAEPGVGISTEEPVPGETEALPSEPKKPVVASVRQETGPPEAAKPEGTFTINIASFRKRESALRYVRELNKKGIHAFDWEVDLPQKGRWYRVSVGGFSSRQEAQSYADDLKRMGISDIFITRGPGAS from the coding sequence ATGACCATCAGATTTCGATGTGAATGCGGCCGGGTGTTGATGGCCTCGGATGAGCAGGCCGGCATGGAGGGCCAGTGCCCGGCCTGCGGGCGGGTGGTTCAAATACCGGTGAAAGAGACACCGAGTCCCAAGGAGACAACGGGCGACCTCTCGGGGGAGGGTTCCAGGGGCCTGGAGCCCGGCCAGGAGGGGTCTGCAGGGATCGAGGAGTTGGGGGAGCCGGAGGAGCCCGGGGGAGAGGAACCAGAAGGCGAACGTGAAGAGAGAGGCTGGATAAGGTCGTCACGATTCGCCATGCTGGCGAGCATCATCGTGGTTGTGGTTGTTGCCCTTGTGGCCTTCATGGTGGTCAGGAAGGAGAGGGAGCCATCAGGAGGAGTCGCGACGATCGAGAAGAGCGAGCCCATTGCCGAGACGGATGTGGCTCTTGAGGGCGAACCCGTTGGAGCTCGACTGGAGGAGGAAGGAACGGAATCATTGAGCCAGGGAGAGACCGAATCGAGCCTCTCCTCCTCTGTGCAGGCAGAGCCGGGTGTCGGCATCTCCACCGAGGAGCCGGTCCCGGGGGAGACCGAAGCCCTCCCGTCCGAGCCAAAGAAACCGGTTGTCGCCAGCGTGAGACAGGAGACCGGCCCACCGGAGGCGGCCAAGCCGGAAGGTACCTTCACCATCAACATAGCCTCTTTCAGAAAGAGAGAGAGCGCGCTGCGCTATGTCAGGGAACTTAACAAGAAGGGCATCCATGCCTTCGACTGGGAAGTCGATCTACCTCAGAAGGGCAGGTGGTACCGGGTGTCGGTAGGTGGGTTCTCTTCCCGCCAGGAAGCTCAGAGCTACGCCGATGATCTGAAGAGGATGGGAATATCGGATATTTTCATCACCAGAGGGCCCGGGGCCTCATGA
- a CDS encoding GntR family transcriptional regulator yields MHPDLGRLNVLTINETVYKELLNAIVSAKLPPGAQITTTQLAEQFGVSLMPVREALKKLQAGGFVSVRKNRRIMINELSVADLSELLEIRLKLEGMAATKAVKNCPDETIRELEQLMEGVKSAKSPEEFLEKNKLFHHTIYQKANMPLLQEIINSLWRRLSPYLHIYVSEMPNYKTLKIHYHEGILQGMRERDPKKVTKWLTLDLKKAAELITDVLRAKEKSAGKTELGLTDFNSQRGEAEK; encoded by the coding sequence ATGCATCCCGATTTAGGCCGTCTCAATGTTCTAACCATAAATGAAACAGTCTACAAGGAACTGCTGAACGCCATTGTCTCGGCTAAACTGCCTCCGGGAGCGCAGATCACGACAACCCAGCTGGCCGAGCAATTTGGAGTGAGCCTAATGCCCGTTCGTGAAGCCTTGAAGAAGCTGCAGGCCGGCGGGTTTGTTTCTGTCCGCAAAAACCGACGAATCATGATAAATGAGCTTTCCGTAGCCGATCTGAGCGAACTCCTCGAGATTCGTCTGAAATTGGAGGGCATGGCAGCCACGAAGGCGGTCAAAAATTGCCCAGACGAAACAATAAGAGAACTTGAACAACTCATGGAAGGAGTGAAATCGGCAAAGAGCCCGGAAGAGTTCCTGGAAAAAAACAAACTTTTTCACCACACAATATATCAAAAGGCAAACATGCCGCTCCTTCAAGAGATCATTAACTCTCTCTGGAGAAGACTCAGCCCATATCTTCACATCTATGTATCGGAAATGCCGAACTACAAGACCCTCAAAATTCATTACCATGAAGGAATATTGCAGGGTATGCGTGAAAGGGATCCGAAAAAGGTGACCAAGTGGCTCACACTTGACCTGAAGAAAGCTGCAGAACTTATCACCGATGTGCTTCGAGCCAAAGAAAAAAGTGCAGGCAAAACGGAGTTAGGACTTACAGATTTCAACTCCCAAAGGGGGGAGGCCGAAAAATGA
- a CDS encoding nitrilase family protein: protein MERGNTRRYGKERTRGRESLIKVAAIQMEPHIGDKEYNIQKQLDLIEKAAKQGARLMVLPELGNTGYIFNTRDEVSELAEEVPDGPSSHAWIKACKELGVYICAGIAEREGGKFYNSAALVGPDGFIGKYRKLHLWDEEKLFFEPGDLGIPVFHLPFGRVGIMICYDGWHPEVARILALQGADIICDPTCWVLVPDIVTPENPVSAYVHMASAHVNGVFMICADRCGTERDCVFLGNSCIAGPAGFVSGPAGFEKEEVIVAEINVVQARYRHWTSLASPLADRRTDVYDSLLGYRPAGK, encoded by the coding sequence ATGGAGCGCGGCAATACCCGGCGATACGGTAAAGAACGGACACGTGGAAGGGAAAGCCTTATCAAAGTGGCGGCTATTCAAATGGAGCCACATATCGGGGACAAGGAATACAATATTCAAAAACAACTTGACCTTATCGAAAAGGCTGCAAAACAGGGTGCCCGCCTGATGGTTCTTCCCGAACTGGGAAACACCGGCTACATATTCAACACCCGGGATGAGGTCAGCGAACTCGCCGAAGAGGTTCCCGACGGCCCCAGCTCTCACGCTTGGATCAAGGCATGCAAGGAGTTGGGCGTTTACATCTGTGCCGGTATTGCCGAACGTGAAGGCGGAAAATTTTACAACAGTGCTGCCCTCGTCGGGCCGGACGGTTTCATCGGCAAGTATCGAAAGCTCCATCTCTGGGACGAGGAAAAACTCTTTTTTGAACCAGGAGATCTGGGTATACCCGTTTTTCATCTTCCCTTTGGTCGTGTCGGGATCATGATCTGTTACGACGGGTGGCATCCGGAAGTCGCCCGCATCTTGGCGTTGCAAGGAGCTGACATTATCTGTGATCCAACATGCTGGGTTTTGGTTCCAGATATCGTAACCCCGGAAAACCCCGTCTCAGCGTACGTTCATATGGCCAGTGCCCACGTCAACGGGGTTTTCATGATCTGTGCAGACCGTTGCGGGACGGAACGTGACTGTGTGTTCCTGGGGAACAGTTGCATTGCGGGGCCCGCCGGCTTTGTCTCCGGTCCTGCCGGTTTTGAAAAGGAGGAGGTTATCGTCGCAGAGATCAACGTCGTACAGGCCCGTTACCGGCACTGGACCAGTCTGGCAAGTCCGCTGGCCGACCGACGCACGGACGTCTACGATAGCCTCCTAGGTTACCGGCCCGCGGGAAAATAG
- a CDS encoding ABC transporter permease gives MKFFLSYLRRRALFLVPQLFGVLLITFIVVRMIPGDPARLIAGGLAPEEGVEQIRRRMGLTGPLYRQFITYVTNVCKGNLGKSWFTGNRVMDDIKLRLPATLELIVFALLVTFLVMLPVALKSVSGGKGLIRNIAQKGLFGYGMAAGAFPDFWLALILVFVFYAVLKWVPPPTGRLDIAILPPTRITGMYVLDSLVTGNWVALVSSVKHLVLPVFVLAFVYGGAILKVAIVSAMQVQKSEFVDFAKVCALPPAKIQKYVHRAVYPSVATMTAVVFGFLLGGAVLVETVFSWTGFGQYAVQSVVQSDYFAVQGVVLVSAVLNLFIYMLVDMVYFWVDPRIKSLG, from the coding sequence ATGAAGTTTTTCTTAAGCTATTTAAGGAGAAGAGCCCTTTTCCTGGTACCTCAGCTTTTTGGTGTCCTGCTCATCACCTTTATCGTTGTCCGGATGATTCCAGGCGACCCTGCAAGACTGATAGCGGGCGGTTTGGCACCGGAAGAGGGGGTAGAACAAATACGGCGCCGGATGGGTTTAACCGGGCCATTGTATCGTCAGTTCATCACGTACGTGACGAATGTCTGTAAGGGAAACTTAGGTAAGTCATGGTTCACGGGCAACAGGGTCATGGATGATATCAAACTGAGATTGCCGGCGACGCTTGAACTTATTGTCTTCGCTCTTCTGGTCACTTTCTTGGTGATGTTGCCAGTCGCTCTAAAGTCCGTTTCCGGTGGGAAGGGGCTGATACGCAACATTGCACAAAAGGGACTGTTCGGTTACGGCATGGCAGCCGGCGCCTTCCCGGATTTCTGGTTGGCTCTCATCCTGGTTTTCGTCTTTTATGCGGTTTTGAAGTGGGTTCCGCCCCCCACAGGCCGGCTGGACATAGCGATTCTTCCGCCTACGCGTATAACGGGGATGTACGTATTGGATAGTCTGGTCACGGGGAACTGGGTCGCTCTCGTCTCGAGTGTAAAACACCTGGTACTGCCGGTATTCGTGCTCGCCTTTGTGTACGGCGGGGCTATCCTAAAGGTGGCAATTGTCTCAGCTATGCAAGTCCAAAAATCAGAATTCGTCGATTTTGCGAAAGTATGTGCCCTGCCCCCGGCCAAAATCCAGAAATATGTCCATAGAGCAGTCTATCCTTCTGTGGCTACGATGACGGCTGTTGTTTTCGGGTTTCTCCTGGGTGGGGCGGTGCTTGTCGAAACGGTATTCAGCTGGACAGGATTTGGACAGTATGCGGTTCAGTCAGTTGTCCAGTCAGACTATTTTGCGGTCCAAGGAGTCGTTTTGGTATCTGCCGTACTGAATCTGTTTATCTATATGCTCGTCGACATGGTCTATTTTTGGGTGGATCCTCGAATAAAGAGCCTTGGTTGA
- a CDS encoding ABC transporter permease, which produces MDVGSISISRGSFGDIRRSFVLVYLKHNRLQLLAAGYMILSIVLALIGPIVVPHSPTTPDPRAQLLPPSFRYLFGTDINGMCIFSRTVSAFRTDLFISLCGALLALVVGAPLGVLAGFFDGRKGGYGVLSMVILRIMDIIQAFPIFVLGLLLVAGFGPNPLNLIFLIGITNLPPNLRLARSEVLSLREKSFVEAARAAGNKELRVAFSHVMPNALTPVIALLSLVMGFGILLTAGLSFVGAGVRVPTPEWGSMIAIGASSMITGQWWPAFFPGLVMGLTIFAFSMIGQAITALLDPLERVKLGFSR; this is translated from the coding sequence ATGGATGTCGGGAGCATCTCCATATCTCGCGGATCCTTTGGGGATATTAGAAGGAGCTTCGTTCTAGTATATCTGAAGCATAACCGTCTACAGTTACTCGCAGCCGGCTATATGATCCTCTCGATCGTTCTCGCCTTGATCGGACCGATAGTTGTCCCCCATTCGCCAACGACCCCGGATCCCCGTGCTCAATTACTTCCTCCCTCGTTCCGGTACTTGTTTGGAACAGACATAAACGGCATGTGCATTTTTTCGAGGACCGTTTCTGCATTTCGCACGGATTTGTTCATATCGCTATGCGGCGCGCTGCTGGCTCTGGTGGTTGGAGCCCCACTGGGGGTACTCGCGGGTTTTTTCGACGGGAGAAAAGGGGGGTATGGTGTTCTGAGTATGGTCATCCTTCGAATCATGGATATCATCCAGGCGTTTCCTATCTTCGTTTTGGGGCTGCTTCTCGTGGCCGGTTTCGGCCCGAACCCTCTGAACCTAATATTCTTGATCGGCATTACCAACCTCCCCCCTAACCTGCGGCTGGCCAGGTCTGAAGTACTCTCGCTGAGGGAGAAGTCTTTCGTCGAAGCGGCCAGGGCCGCGGGGAATAAAGAGCTCAGAGTCGCGTTCAGTCATGTAATGCCAAATGCGCTGACACCTGTCATCGCTTTGCTATCTCTGGTCATGGGGTTCGGCATTCTATTGACCGCAGGCTTGAGTTTCGTCGGCGCGGGGGTAAGGGTTCCGACACCAGAGTGGGGTTCGATGATTGCTATAGGAGCGTCGTCGATGATAACCGGCCAATGGTGGCCTGCTTTCTTTCCCGGTCTCGTTATGGGACTCACGATCTTTGCATTTTCGATGATCGGACAAGCCATCACCGCCTTACTCGATCCGTTAGAGCGGGTGAAACTCGGGTTTTCACGTTGA